The following are encoded in a window of Lichenicola cladoniae genomic DNA:
- a CDS encoding PepSY-associated TM helix domain-containing protein yields the protein MPGLELRRLVFVTHRYVGLVMALFLLIAAVTGCLLVFRATLDAALNPSFFAIPVRPALPATELVQRLQQAHPGWRVQSFDLQTQPGQVLHVGVGALHSDGHDAIIEGADQVFVDPADARVVGMRSSGAGIDRPHLFQAIYLLHYTLLAGTAGRWLMGIVALAWLVSNGLGVWITWPRRRPWLAGWRPAWVTTRARLHRRPMPELHRVGGVWLLVPLTVLAITSVAMNFYDELFRPLVEMVSPPRVSPFDRPPATPASSGPTIGFAAAERIAIAAASTQTPSLAPVAMTDDPVHDFYDIGFAPGGTSLYEDFGRVTYSIDRHTGQLAWIDRPRLDGTGRLVLRALYPLHSGQVFGLPTRLLVLLLGVVTAGLAVTGFLPWWRRRHMRRRQAHARTPEHI from the coding sequence ATGCCTGGGCTTGAGCTGCGCCGGCTGGTTTTCGTCACGCATCGCTATGTCGGGCTGGTCATGGCGCTGTTCCTGCTGATCGCCGCGGTGACGGGATGCCTGCTGGTGTTTCGTGCCACCCTGGATGCGGCACTCAATCCGTCGTTTTTTGCCATTCCCGTGCGACCCGCGCTGCCGGCGACCGAACTGGTGCAGCGGCTGCAGCAGGCGCATCCCGGCTGGCGGGTCCAGAGCTTCGATCTGCAGACGCAGCCCGGCCAGGTGCTGCATGTCGGTGTAGGCGCACTACACTCGGACGGACACGACGCGATCATCGAGGGGGCGGACCAGGTGTTCGTCGATCCGGCCGACGCGCGCGTGGTCGGCATGCGCAGCAGCGGTGCCGGGATCGATCGCCCGCATCTGTTCCAGGCGATCTACCTGCTGCATTACACACTGCTCGCCGGCACCGCCGGGCGCTGGCTCATGGGCATCGTCGCACTTGCCTGGCTGGTGTCGAACGGCCTCGGGGTCTGGATCACCTGGCCGCGCCGGCGGCCGTGGCTGGCAGGCTGGCGTCCGGCGTGGGTGACCACACGGGCCCGGCTCCACCGGCGGCCGATGCCGGAACTGCATCGTGTCGGCGGCGTGTGGCTGCTGGTTCCGCTGACGGTCCTGGCCATCACGTCGGTGGCGATGAACTTCTACGACGAGCTGTTCAGGCCGTTGGTCGAGATGGTGTCGCCGCCACGGGTTTCCCCGTTCGACCGGCCGCCGGCCACGCCGGCGTCGTCCGGCCCGACGATCGGGTTCGCCGCCGCCGAGCGGATCGCCATCGCAGCCGCGTCGACGCAGACACCCTCCCTGGCGCCGGTGGCGATGACCGACGATCCGGTGCACGACTTCTACGATATAGGCTTCGCGCCGGGTGGAACCTCGCTGTATGAGGATTTCGGACGGGTGACCTACTCGATCGACCGGCACACCGGGCAACTCGCATGGATCGATCGGCCACGTCTCGACGGCACCGGCCGGCTGGTGCTGCGTGCGCTGTATCCTCTGCATAGCGGGCAGGTGTTCGGCCTGCCGACGCGCCTGCTGGTCCTGCTGCTCGGGGTGGTTACCGCAGGCCTGGCCGTTACCGGCTTCCTGCCATGGTGGCGACGCCGGCACATGCGTAGGCGGCAGGCCCATGCACGCACCCCCGAACATATCTGA
- a CDS encoding TonB-dependent siderophore receptor, which translates to MQDRPGRQPGRRTLLRSLMLSTAALPLVAYPVAAQDAPQAAASGTSGAAPEIVSVIGHGSRRNGFVPKGSNAATKTDTPLIDTPQAVSVVTRAQMDQQNARTLGEALRYTSGIASENRGFSTRYDQISIRGFNAVDGIDEFLDGLKLFNGAFYATQQIDPFLLERVDVLKGPPSVLYGQASPGGVVVLTSKLPVLDPIHMLSIEGGTFGYVRGTADFGGALDKSGHFLYRLAATGTTSGAQDEHTRSERYAVAPSVSWLADDQTTLTINGFYQHDPRGGGYGTVPLDGSILPNRNGEISENVYTGDNGFEKFDRSQASIGYQLEHHFNDDWTVRSVARYAQVGTDYRQVYGSGALEADDRTLDRSTAGSKEHYDTITLEEQILGHFDTGPLHHSMLAGVNWQNLRDGYNFYFGSAPSIDIFAPNSNQAIPSPSLTTVEGVTTNQEAIFAEDQIALGRLHLQIGGREDWSAIDTRNQLYQASSFNQFDRAFTWRAGILYAFPVGLSPYFNYARSFQPANSVDFSGHPFVPTKGEQYEVGLKFQPRDIDAFVTAALFHLTESHVLVADPDPAHLFASVQTGGIRSQGIELEAHANITRRLNIIAAYTYQDVSYESGSGALVGKRPTQIPAQYASLWGHYDIGDGRLAGLGFGAGVRYNGNTLADQTIESVTPNYTLVDAQIQYALGNALPSLKGALLQVTAQNLLDTRYVSSCYSASFGCFFGASRNVIGKLTYRW; encoded by the coding sequence ATGCAGGACCGCCCAGGACGCCAGCCCGGCCGCCGGACATTGTTGCGTTCGCTGATGTTGTCGACTGCCGCGCTGCCGCTGGTTGCATATCCTGTCGCCGCACAGGACGCCCCCCAGGCCGCGGCATCCGGCACCAGCGGTGCCGCTCCGGAGATCGTATCGGTGATCGGCCATGGTTCGAGGCGCAACGGCTTCGTGCCGAAGGGTTCGAACGCCGCCACCAAAACCGATACGCCGCTGATCGACACGCCGCAGGCAGTCTCGGTGGTGACGCGCGCGCAGATGGACCAGCAGAACGCGCGCACCCTGGGCGAGGCGCTGCGCTACACCTCCGGCATCGCCAGCGAGAATCGCGGCTTCTCGACACGCTACGACCAGATCAGCATACGCGGCTTCAACGCGGTCGACGGGATCGACGAGTTCCTCGACGGGCTCAAGCTGTTCAACGGCGCGTTCTATGCGACGCAGCAGATCGACCCGTTCCTGCTCGAGCGGGTGGACGTGCTGAAAGGCCCGCCCTCGGTGCTGTATGGCCAGGCGAGCCCGGGCGGCGTGGTGGTGCTCACCTCGAAGCTCCCTGTGCTCGATCCGATCCACATGCTGTCGATCGAGGGCGGCACCTTCGGCTATGTGCGCGGCACCGCCGATTTCGGAGGAGCCCTGGATAAGTCTGGACACTTCCTGTACCGGCTCGCCGCCACCGGCACCACCTCCGGCGCGCAGGACGAACACACACGCTCGGAACGCTACGCCGTCGCTCCCTCGGTGTCATGGCTGGCGGACGACCAGACTACGCTCACCATCAACGGCTTCTACCAGCATGATCCGCGCGGCGGCGGTTACGGCACGGTGCCGCTCGACGGCTCCATCCTGCCCAATCGCAACGGCGAGATTTCCGAGAACGTCTACACCGGTGACAACGGCTTCGAGAAGTTCGACCGGTCGCAGGCGTCGATCGGATACCAGCTCGAACATCATTTCAACGACGACTGGACGGTACGCTCGGTCGCCCGCTACGCCCAGGTCGGCACCGACTACCGGCAGGTCTATGGCAGCGGCGCGCTGGAAGCCGACGATCGCACCCTCGACCGGTCCACGGCCGGCTCCAAGGAGCATTACGATACCATCACGCTCGAGGAGCAGATCCTCGGACATTTCGATACCGGTCCGTTGCATCACAGCATGCTCGCCGGGGTGAACTGGCAGAACCTGCGCGACGGCTATAATTTCTATTTCGGGTCGGCCCCTTCCATCGACATCTTCGCGCCGAATTCCAACCAGGCGATCCCGTCGCCGTCGCTAACCACCGTGGAAGGCGTCACCACCAACCAGGAGGCGATCTTCGCCGAGGACCAGATCGCCTTGGGCCGGCTGCATCTGCAGATCGGCGGTCGCGAGGACTGGTCAGCGATCGACACGCGCAACCAGCTTTACCAAGCCAGCAGCTTCAATCAGTTCGACCGTGCCTTCACCTGGCGCGCCGGCATCCTGTATGCGTTCCCGGTCGGGCTCTCGCCATATTTCAACTATGCGCGCTCGTTCCAGCCCGCCAACTCGGTGGATTTCTCCGGCCATCCGTTCGTGCCGACCAAGGGCGAGCAGTACGAGGTCGGGCTGAAGTTCCAGCCGCGCGACATCGACGCCTTCGTCACCGCCGCCTTGTTCCACCTGACCGAAAGCCATGTCCTGGTCGCCGATCCGGATCCGGCGCACCTGTTCGCAAGCGTCCAGACCGGCGGCATCCGTTCGCAGGGGATCGAGCTGGAGGCGCACGCCAACATCACCCGCCGGCTCAACATCATCGCCGCGTACACCTATCAGGACGTGTCGTACGAAAGCGGCAGCGGCGCACTGGTCGGCAAGCGTCCGACGCAGATCCCGGCGCAGTACGCGTCGTTGTGGGGCCATTACGACATCGGTGACGGCAGGCTCGCCGGCCTCGGCTTCGGTGCGGGCGTTCGCTACAACGGCAATACGCTGGCCGACCAGACGATCGAAAGCGTGACGCCGAACTACACGCTGGTCGACGCACAGATCCAGTATGCGCTCGGCAACGCGTTACCGTCACTGAAGGGCGCGCTGCTGCAGGTCACCGCGCAGAACCTGCTCGATACGCGCTACGTGTCGAGCTGCTATTCTGCATCGTTCGGCTGCTTCTTCGGCGCCAGCCGCAACGTGATCGGCAAGCTGACCTACCGCTGGTAG
- a CDS encoding antitoxin Xre/MbcA/ParS toxin-binding domain-containing protein: MFRPHPLLEGQRPMDVVLASEYGRPVVLDILGSLKHGTAV; the protein is encoded by the coding sequence CTGTTCCGTCCGCATCCGCTGCTTGAGGGGCAGCGTCCGATGGATGTCGTCCTGGCAAGCGAATATGGCCGTCCCGTCGTCCTGGATATTCTGGGCAGCCTCAAGCACGGGACCGCCGTGTGA
- a CDS encoding RES family NAD+ phosphorylase — protein sequence MTTQTLDRVTRAYRIGDPDGGYPIHDARGCTISPGRWNTTRSPMIYAVEHYSTGMLEKLVHGSGFMPPNQHSIEITIADGVSFEDLTPAHLPGWDDPSCAASRAFGERWQHKERSLLLFVPSVVARMEMNILINPDHADFRRVTPSRHRKIWWDMRLFVSAA from the coding sequence GTGACGACTCAGACGCTCGACCGGGTGACGCGCGCCTATCGTATCGGAGACCCGGATGGCGGCTACCCGATCCATGACGCACGAGGGTGCACGATCAGCCCGGGCCGTTGGAACACCACGCGCAGCCCGATGATCTATGCAGTCGAGCATTACTCGACCGGGATGCTCGAGAAACTAGTGCACGGCAGCGGCTTCATGCCGCCCAACCAGCATTCCATCGAAATCACCATTGCGGACGGGGTCAGTTTCGAAGACCTCACACCCGCGCATCTGCCCGGCTGGGACGATCCGAGTTGTGCCGCCTCCCGTGCTTTCGGGGAGCGGTGGCAGCACAAGGAACGCTCGCTGCTCCTGTTCGTGCCGAGCGTGGTGGCACGCATGGAGATGAACATCCTGATCAACCCGGATCACGCCGATTTCCGCCGGGTCACCCCGTCACGGCACCGGAAGATCTGGTGGGACATGCGGTTGTTCGTGTCGGCAGCCTAG